In a single window of the Luteibacter rhizovicinus DSM 16549 genome:
- the glgX gene encoding glycogen debranching protein GlgX — MPALPERMQSGTPYPLGATCDGMGTNFAVFSAHAERIELCLFDPSGKREIARYELPECTDEIWHGYLPRVRGGTLYGFRAYGPYQPEEGHRFNPNKLLLDPYARLLHGQVRWSDALHGYRVSSPRADLSFDRRDSAVAMPKAVVVDEPMHWTGGNRPHTPWNETVIYETHLRGFTRTLKRIRQNERGTFIALADPYVIDYLVKLGITAVELLPVHAFVQDRRLTEMKLRNYWGYNTLAFFAPEPGYMAEGALNEIRAAVQALHAAGIEVILDVVYNHTCEGSELGTTMSFRGLDNKSYYRLMPDNPRYCINDTGTGNTVNTAHPRVIQLVMDSLRYWVQTFHIDGFRFDLGVSLGREENGFDPCCGLFDAMRQDPVLANVKLISEPWDIGPGGYQLGNHPPGFAEWNGQFRDDIRKFWKGDSNMRGVLAGRLQASGELFDHQRRKPWASVNFVTAHDGFTLEDLVSYNDKHNDANGEDNRDGGNDNESYNHGVEGPTDDSAIVLQRDRVKRAMLATMFFSHGTPMLLGGDEFGRTQQGNNNAYCQDNELSWYDWKLATSEQGRELTDFVARLARLREQHPTLRAAHFLRGDKEVAPGMREVAWFDESGAEMTQATWGYTEGRLLALRRAQAYGEKRADVTVVLINATPETHVFHLPQPAVSWRLRCNTASPSASEVPWTEPTIAVAGHSVILLGTIVRTEPA, encoded by the coding sequence ATGCCCGCACTTCCCGAACGCATGCAGTCCGGTACGCCGTATCCCCTGGGTGCGACCTGCGATGGCATGGGTACCAACTTCGCGGTGTTCTCCGCGCACGCGGAGCGCATCGAACTGTGTCTGTTCGATCCTTCCGGCAAGCGAGAGATCGCGCGCTACGAGTTGCCGGAGTGCACGGACGAAATCTGGCATGGCTACCTGCCGCGGGTTCGCGGTGGGACGCTATACGGCTTCCGGGCCTACGGCCCCTACCAGCCCGAGGAAGGGCACCGGTTCAATCCGAACAAACTCCTGCTCGATCCGTACGCACGCCTGCTGCACGGGCAGGTGCGCTGGTCGGATGCCCTGCATGGCTATCGCGTTTCCTCGCCACGGGCGGACCTCTCGTTCGATCGGCGTGACAGCGCCGTGGCCATGCCGAAAGCGGTGGTGGTCGACGAGCCGATGCACTGGACGGGAGGGAACCGGCCACACACGCCGTGGAACGAGACGGTGATCTACGAGACGCATCTGCGCGGTTTCACGCGCACGCTCAAGCGCATACGCCAGAACGAGCGTGGCACCTTCATCGCCCTGGCCGATCCCTACGTGATCGACTACCTGGTGAAGCTTGGCATTACCGCGGTGGAGCTCTTGCCGGTGCATGCCTTCGTGCAGGACCGCCGCCTCACCGAGATGAAGCTGCGTAACTATTGGGGCTACAACACGCTGGCCTTTTTCGCGCCCGAGCCAGGCTATATGGCCGAGGGCGCACTCAACGAGATACGCGCGGCGGTACAGGCCCTGCACGCCGCCGGCATCGAGGTCATCCTGGATGTGGTCTACAACCACACCTGCGAAGGCAGCGAGTTGGGCACGACCATGTCGTTCCGCGGCCTGGACAACAAGAGTTACTACCGGCTGATGCCGGACAACCCGCGTTATTGCATCAACGATACCGGCACCGGCAACACGGTGAATACGGCACACCCGCGGGTCATCCAGCTGGTGATGGATTCACTGCGCTACTGGGTGCAGACCTTCCATATCGATGGCTTTCGTTTCGATCTCGGGGTCAGCCTGGGCCGCGAAGAAAATGGGTTCGATCCGTGCTGTGGCCTGTTCGACGCGATGCGTCAGGATCCCGTGCTGGCCAATGTGAAACTGATTTCGGAACCCTGGGATATCGGTCCCGGGGGCTACCAGCTGGGTAATCACCCGCCCGGCTTCGCCGAGTGGAACGGCCAGTTCCGCGACGACATCCGCAAGTTCTGGAAAGGCGATTCGAATATGCGTGGTGTCCTTGCCGGCCGGCTCCAGGCCTCGGGTGAACTGTTCGACCACCAGCGACGGAAGCCGTGGGCCTCGGTGAATTTCGTCACCGCGCACGATGGGTTCACCCTGGAGGATCTGGTCAGCTACAACGACAAGCACAACGATGCCAACGGCGAAGACAATCGCGACGGCGGCAACGACAACGAAAGCTACAACCACGGTGTCGAAGGTCCAACTGACGATTCGGCAATCGTCCTGCAACGCGATCGCGTAAAGCGGGCGATGCTGGCGACGATGTTCTTCTCGCACGGCACGCCGATGCTCCTGGGCGGCGATGAGTTCGGCCGCACCCAGCAGGGCAACAACAATGCGTATTGCCAGGACAACGAGCTGTCCTGGTACGACTGGAAACTGGCCACCTCGGAGCAGGGCAGGGAACTGACCGACTTCGTCGCGCGACTGGCGCGCCTGCGCGAACAGCATCCCACTTTGCGTGCGGCGCACTTCCTGCGCGGCGACAAGGAGGTCGCGCCCGGCATGCGCGAGGTCGCGTGGTTCGACGAAAGTGGCGCGGAAATGACCCAGGCCACCTGGGGCTATACGGAGGGCCGGTTGCTGGCCCTGCGTCGCGCCCAGGCCTACGGCGAGAAGCGCGCCGACGTGACCGTGGTCCTGATCAATGCCACGCCCGAAACCCACGTGTTTCATCTGCCCCAGCCAGCGGTCAGCTGGCGGTTGCGCTGCAACACCGCCTCGCCCTCGGCGAGCGAGGTGCCCTGGACCGAACCGACCATCGCGGTGGCGGGCCATAGCGTGATCCTGCTGGGTACGATCGTCCGGACGGAACCGGCATGA
- the treZ gene encoding malto-oligosyltrehalose trehalohydrolase, whose protein sequence is MTARYVHAMPYGARSLGDGRTRFRLWAPDLESVSLECDTGHTAAMRSLDDGWFECICPAEVGVGYRFRIDGSLAVPDPASRRQRSGDVHGYSVVTDPLSFEWRNTAWNGRPWHETVIYELHVGAVGGFHGVEMILPHLASLGVTAIELMPIAQFPGERNWGYDGVLPYAPAAAYGSPEDLKAMIDTAHDLGLMVFLDVVYNHFGPDGNYLGAYASRFFDEGAHTPWGAAIGVSSPQVGDYFVHNALYWIQEFRFDGLRFDAVHAIGNPGWLASLASRVHAAVGPDRHVHLILENEGNQANLLGRGRFDAQWNDDFHNALHVLLTGENEGYYAHYASPMDKLLRTLREGFAFQGEMMGPRRRGEPSGHLAPARFVNFLQNHDQVGNRAFGERLVTLIAPETMEAALTLLLLSPFVPMLFMGEEWGSRTPFLYFTDFADEELRDAVREGRRKEFAEFTSFGGEEIPDPNEYDTFTTSIPKRDGTNGEHRRLFIRDLISLRHKYIAPYIDDARSLGAEALGERAFRASWSLGGQALTLFVNLGDTDVTIAQPPSPSAAWLHGDAAEIASVSRGLLPARRAVACLES, encoded by the coding sequence ATGACGGCTCGCTACGTGCACGCGATGCCGTACGGCGCCAGGTCGCTCGGTGACGGTCGAACGCGATTCCGGCTCTGGGCACCCGACCTCGAGTCGGTGTCGCTCGAATGCGATACAGGGCATACCGCCGCCATGCGGTCCCTGGACGACGGCTGGTTCGAGTGCATCTGTCCCGCCGAGGTAGGCGTGGGATACCGCTTTCGCATCGATGGTTCGCTTGCCGTGCCGGATCCCGCCTCGCGTCGCCAGCGCAGCGGTGACGTCCATGGCTATAGTGTCGTCACCGATCCCTTGTCGTTCGAATGGCGCAATACGGCCTGGAACGGCCGACCGTGGCACGAGACGGTCATCTATGAGCTGCACGTCGGCGCAGTCGGTGGCTTCCATGGCGTGGAGATGATCCTGCCGCATCTGGCCTCACTCGGTGTCACCGCCATCGAGTTGATGCCGATCGCGCAGTTTCCCGGTGAGCGCAACTGGGGCTACGACGGTGTCCTGCCGTACGCACCGGCCGCGGCGTATGGTTCGCCGGAAGACCTCAAGGCCATGATCGATACGGCACACGATCTCGGCCTGATGGTGTTCCTGGATGTGGTCTACAACCACTTCGGCCCCGACGGCAATTACCTCGGCGCATACGCATCGCGGTTCTTCGATGAAGGCGCGCACACGCCATGGGGTGCGGCCATCGGCGTGTCATCGCCCCAGGTGGGCGACTACTTCGTGCATAACGCGCTGTACTGGATCCAGGAGTTTCGTTTCGACGGCCTCCGTTTCGATGCCGTGCATGCGATCGGCAATCCCGGGTGGCTGGCCTCGTTGGCCAGTCGCGTTCATGCGGCGGTGGGACCGGACCGCCACGTGCACCTGATCCTCGAGAACGAGGGCAACCAGGCCAACCTGCTTGGGCGTGGCCGCTTCGATGCGCAGTGGAACGACGACTTCCACAATGCATTGCATGTGCTGCTCACCGGCGAGAACGAGGGCTACTACGCCCATTACGCCTCGCCGATGGACAAGCTGCTGAGGACGCTCCGTGAGGGCTTCGCTTTCCAGGGCGAGATGATGGGGCCGCGCCGCCGGGGTGAACCCAGTGGACACCTGGCGCCGGCGCGCTTCGTCAACTTCCTGCAGAACCACGATCAGGTCGGCAATCGCGCCTTCGGCGAACGGCTCGTCACCCTGATCGCTCCGGAAACCATGGAAGCAGCCCTGACCCTGCTCCTGCTGTCGCCCTTTGTGCCCATGCTCTTCATGGGCGAGGAGTGGGGTAGCCGCACACCCTTCCTGTACTTCACCGACTTCGCCGACGAGGAACTGCGTGATGCGGTTCGCGAAGGTCGTCGCAAGGAGTTCGCCGAGTTCACCAGCTTCGGCGGCGAAGAGATTCCGGACCCTAACGAGTACGACACGTTCACCACGTCGATCCCGAAGCGCGATGGCACCAACGGCGAGCACCGCCGCCTTTTCATTCGTGACCTGATCTCGCTGCGCCATAAATACATCGCGCCTTACATCGACGACGCGAGAAGCCTCGGCGCCGAAGCCCTCGGCGAGCGCGCCTTCAGGGCGTCGTGGTCGCTCGGCGGCCAGGCCCTCACCCTGTTCGTCAATCTCGGTGACACCGACGTCACCATCGCACAGCCACCATCGCCGTCGGCGGCGTGGCTACACGGCGATGCCGCCGAGATTGCCTCTGTATCGCGTGGCCTGCTTCCCGCACGCCGCGCCGTCGCCTGCCTGGAGTCCTGA
- the malQ gene encoding 4-alpha-glucanotransferase, protein MNAPLDDRLALLAEQAGVDVYWRDALDRPQSTPADTLRAVLRALDLPADSADDIEASLQRIEQERGGRKPPRLVTADVGDRFVVPVSPRGRVWKLLDDEHTLISEGQLPSGEGQLDAPSVPGYYTLFLDDDEVTLAVAPPRTFGIGDIAGARKPWGMAVQMSSLRRPGDGGIGDFTALETCAKAAAEKGADALAISPLHALFAAAPERYSPYAPSSRLFLNGLYVDPVPTSGEQTVRAVIDTHNLRQELAELEWLELIDWPRAARARMTILRSLFESASVDLAHSERFGAFRRAQGEPLERHARFEALHADFSAHGRPGGWQGWPAEFHDPAGREVAAFAREHSREVGFHAWLQWLATQGLEGAQKAARDAGMSIGLVADLAVGADSGGSHAWAHQAEVLKGLSVGAPPDALNRLGQDWGLTTFSPRGLRDTGFKGFIGMLRAALAHAGGVRIDHVLGLKRLWMVPHGAGATEGAYVRYPLTDMLRLIALESHLHRAIVIGEDLGTVPADFRQAIGDKGVLGIRVLWFERAADGGFVSPLDWSAKAMATTSTHDVPTVAGWWSGRDVEWRKKTGLDDPAVDENAQREGDRVLLWRAMCASGSAWNEESPPGLDDISPVVVAAAKHVAQAPAPLAIYPVEDILGLHEQPNLPGPTDAIHPNWRRRMPDSSSRLFDGPIAHAVCDVIDKTRNRT, encoded by the coding sequence GTGAACGCCCCCCTCGACGATCGTCTCGCCCTGCTCGCGGAACAGGCCGGCGTGGACGTGTATTGGCGCGACGCGCTGGATCGTCCGCAGTCCACACCGGCCGACACGCTGCGTGCCGTACTGCGCGCGCTCGACCTCCCGGCGGATAGCGCCGACGACATCGAGGCCAGCCTGCAGCGTATCGAACAGGAGCGTGGTGGCCGGAAACCTCCGCGTCTGGTCACGGCCGACGTCGGCGATCGCTTCGTGGTGCCTGTGTCGCCCCGCGGACGTGTGTGGAAACTGCTCGACGACGAGCACACCCTCATCAGCGAAGGGCAGTTGCCGTCCGGGGAAGGCCAGCTCGACGCACCCTCCGTTCCGGGTTACTACACGCTGTTTCTCGATGATGACGAAGTCACGCTTGCCGTCGCGCCGCCGCGTACCTTCGGCATCGGTGACATCGCCGGCGCGCGCAAGCCCTGGGGCATGGCCGTCCAGATGTCGAGCCTGCGTCGACCGGGCGATGGCGGCATCGGCGATTTCACCGCCCTCGAGACCTGCGCGAAGGCGGCGGCGGAGAAGGGCGCCGACGCGTTGGCGATCAGTCCGTTGCACGCATTGTTTGCCGCGGCACCCGAACGCTACAGCCCTTACGCACCGTCGAGCCGCCTCTTCCTCAATGGTCTTTACGTCGACCCGGTGCCAACCAGTGGCGAGCAAACCGTGCGCGCCGTGATCGACACGCACAACCTGCGCCAGGAGCTTGCCGAGCTCGAATGGCTGGAACTCATCGACTGGCCGCGCGCCGCCCGCGCGCGCATGACCATCCTGCGCTCCCTGTTTGAGTCGGCATCGGTGGATCTGGCCCACTCCGAGCGGTTCGGTGCATTCCGCCGTGCGCAGGGTGAGCCCCTGGAACGGCATGCGCGCTTCGAGGCGCTGCATGCTGACTTCAGTGCGCACGGTCGTCCTGGCGGCTGGCAGGGTTGGCCGGCCGAGTTTCACGACCCGGCGGGTCGCGAGGTGGCGGCCTTTGCCCGCGAACATTCGCGCGAGGTGGGTTTCCATGCCTGGCTGCAATGGCTCGCGACACAGGGCCTCGAAGGCGCGCAGAAGGCGGCGCGCGATGCCGGCATGTCCATCGGTCTCGTTGCCGACCTTGCTGTCGGCGCGGACTCCGGCGGCAGTCATGCCTGGGCGCACCAGGCCGAGGTGCTCAAAGGCCTTTCCGTGGGCGCGCCTCCGGATGCACTGAATCGCCTCGGCCAGGACTGGGGGCTGACCACGTTCTCGCCTCGCGGCCTGCGCGACACCGGTTTCAAGGGCTTCATCGGCATGCTCCGCGCCGCGCTGGCTCATGCGGGCGGCGTGCGTATCGACCACGTGTTGGGCCTGAAACGCCTGTGGATGGTGCCGCATGGCGCGGGAGCGACCGAAGGCGCTTACGTGCGCTACCCGTTGACGGACATGCTGCGCCTGATTGCATTGGAGTCGCATCTGCACCGGGCCATCGTCATCGGCGAAGACCTCGGCACGGTGCCCGCCGATTTCCGCCAGGCCATTGGCGACAAGGGCGTGCTCGGCATTCGCGTGCTCTGGTTCGAACGCGCCGCCGACGGCGGCTTCGTCTCGCCGCTGGACTGGTCGGCGAAGGCCATGGCCACGACCAGTACTCACGACGTGCCCACCGTAGCCGGTTGGTGGAGTGGCCGCGACGTGGAGTGGCGAAAGAAGACCGGTCTTGATGATCCCGCCGTGGACGAGAACGCGCAACGCGAAGGCGATCGCGTGCTGCTGTGGCGCGCCATGTGTGCTTCCGGTTCGGCGTGGAACGAAGAGTCCCCGCCCGGGCTGGACGATATCTCGCCCGTGGTCGTGGCGGCGGCGAAGCACGTGGCGCAGGCGCCCGCGCCGCTGGCGATCTACCCGGTCGAGGACATCCTGGGCTTGCATGAACAGCCGAATCTTCCCGGACCGACCGACGCGATCCATCCGAACTGGCGTCGCCGCATGCCCGACTCGTCGTCGCGACTGTTCGACGGCCCCATCGCACACGCCGTATGCGACGTGATCGACAAGACCCGGAACCGCACATGA
- the treY gene encoding malto-oligosyltrehalose synthase — protein MSPPRALARVQFHAGFTLDDAVPVVAYYARLGISHLYASPILRARVGSTHGYDVVDCHEVNPELGGEEALRRLVAALREHGMSLVVDIVPNHMGVGTQNAWWMDVLRHGRESRYANYFDIDWQAPDPLLRSRVLLPILGAGYDETLREGHLRLARRKDAWVLRLYDDYLPLSPASIAGLAEDAIAGHDPTNDEGRAALHALIERQHFRLAFWKLASDMVNYRRFFDINELAGLRIERTAVFEDTHKTLFRLYAEGLIDGFRCDHVDGLADPRRYCRQLRHRLDKLRVQRPPGAPRDGAYLVVEKILAEDESLRLDWRTDGTTGYEFMDQVSAVLHDGAGEAPLTELWRNLTGESADFATQAVRARRQILVDSFEAELDRTARALFASARADVATRDVSLAAIRRVLVELLVHFPVYRTYAGGAGRDAYDEAIFARAVEGALRTIRMEDADLLHLVAQWLGGVAPRSLPPGPVRRARERAMATFQQATSPVAAKAVEDTAGYRYGRLLSRNEVGVDAAHLSMTVEDFHARCVDRAATLPHNLLATATHDHKRGEDLRARLAVLSEVADRWVITVERWRIRHADLRQRADGRMAPSAGDELMLYQMLVGAWPLNLAADDVDGLERFATRIAAWQRKALREAKRWTRWTSPNEPYEDACEDFLRAVLSGETAAELAAFAGYIATPGVANGLAQTVLRLSTPGVPDLYQGTEYWDFSLVDPDNRRPVDFLARAESLDRAPAPRDALAHWRDGTVKQAVISRLLWARREHPELFARGSYRPLAVEGPASDRILAFVREHRGQRLVVAVARHTAPWLAGSSAPAIPAEHWAGTTLVLPGGRWTGLLAEGELQGGTVDAAVLMGELPVAAWLSHGAS, from the coding sequence ATGAGCCCACCGAGGGCCTTGGCGCGCGTCCAGTTCCATGCGGGCTTCACGCTGGACGATGCCGTGCCGGTCGTGGCGTATTACGCCCGGCTTGGCATCAGCCACCTTTACGCCTCGCCGATCCTGCGGGCACGCGTTGGCTCGACGCACGGCTATGACGTGGTCGACTGCCACGAGGTGAACCCCGAGCTCGGTGGTGAGGAGGCACTGCGTCGACTGGTCGCCGCCCTGCGCGAGCATGGGATGAGCCTGGTCGTCGACATCGTTCCCAATCACATGGGTGTCGGCACACAGAACGCGTGGTGGATGGATGTGCTGCGCCACGGCCGTGAGAGCCGCTACGCGAACTATTTCGACATCGACTGGCAGGCACCGGATCCGCTGTTGCGCAGCCGCGTACTGTTGCCGATTCTCGGCGCCGGCTACGACGAAACGCTGCGCGAAGGGCATCTCCGTCTTGCCCGGCGCAAGGATGCGTGGGTACTTCGTCTCTACGACGACTACCTGCCGCTGTCACCGGCGTCCATCGCCGGGCTGGCCGAGGATGCCATCGCCGGGCACGATCCGACGAACGACGAGGGCAGGGCAGCCCTGCATGCGCTGATCGAGCGGCAGCACTTCCGTCTGGCGTTCTGGAAACTGGCCAGCGACATGGTCAATTACCGGCGCTTCTTCGACATCAACGAGCTTGCCGGCCTGCGAATCGAACGCACCGCCGTCTTCGAAGACACGCACAAGACCCTGTTTCGCCTCTACGCCGAGGGACTGATCGACGGCTTCCGTTGCGATCACGTCGATGGCCTCGCCGACCCGCGACGCTATTGCCGGCAACTGCGTCATCGGCTGGACAAGCTGCGCGTGCAGCGTCCCCCGGGCGCGCCGCGCGACGGCGCTTACCTGGTTGTCGAAAAAATCCTCGCCGAAGACGAATCGTTGCGCCTGGACTGGCGGACCGACGGCACCACGGGTTACGAGTTCATGGACCAGGTGTCTGCCGTGCTGCACGACGGCGCGGGCGAGGCGCCGCTCACCGAGCTCTGGCGCAACCTCACCGGGGAGTCAGCCGACTTTGCCACGCAGGCCGTGCGTGCCCGTCGGCAGATCCTTGTCGACAGCTTCGAAGCCGAGCTGGACCGGACGGCGCGCGCCCTGTTCGCCTCGGCGCGTGCCGATGTCGCGACACGCGACGTCTCGCTGGCCGCCATTCGTCGTGTGCTGGTGGAACTGCTCGTGCATTTTCCCGTCTACCGGACCTACGCCGGCGGTGCGGGACGCGATGCATACGACGAGGCGATCTTCGCGCGGGCCGTCGAGGGTGCGTTGCGCACGATCCGCATGGAGGATGCGGACCTGTTGCACCTCGTCGCGCAATGGCTCGGCGGTGTGGCCCCGCGCAGCCTGCCACCCGGACCGGTGCGACGTGCACGCGAGCGTGCGATGGCGACCTTCCAGCAGGCTACTTCGCCGGTCGCCGCGAAGGCGGTGGAGGACACGGCGGGCTATCGCTATGGACGCCTGCTTTCGCGCAACGAGGTGGGCGTCGACGCGGCCCATCTGTCGATGACTGTCGAGGACTTCCACGCCCGTTGCGTCGACCGCGCCGCCACCTTGCCGCATAACCTGCTGGCCACCGCGACCCATGACCACAAGCGCGGTGAGGACCTGCGCGCGCGGCTCGCGGTGCTGTCCGAAGTGGCTGATAGGTGGGTGATCACGGTCGAACGCTGGCGCATCCGCCACGCCGACCTCCGCCAGCGTGCCGACGGTCGCATGGCGCCGTCGGCCGGCGACGAGCTGATGCTCTACCAGATGCTCGTCGGTGCGTGGCCGCTGAACCTGGCGGCGGACGATGTCGACGGGCTGGAACGGTTCGCCACGCGCATCGCGGCCTGGCAGCGCAAGGCGCTGCGCGAAGCCAAGCGCTGGACGCGCTGGACCTCGCCGAACGAACCGTATGAAGACGCTTGCGAGGATTTCCTGCGTGCGGTGCTGTCGGGCGAGACAGCTGCCGAGCTGGCGGCCTTCGCCGGCTACATCGCGACGCCCGGCGTCGCCAATGGCCTGGCCCAGACCGTGCTGCGCCTGAGTACTCCGGGCGTGCCCGATCTGTACCAGGGAACCGAGTACTGGGATTTCAGCCTGGTCGACCCGGATAACCGCCGTCCCGTCGATTTCCTCGCCCGGGCCGAGTCACTCGATCGCGCCCCCGCGCCGCGGGACGCCCTGGCGCACTGGCGGGACGGTACGGTCAAGCAGGCGGTGATCTCCCGCCTGCTCTGGGCCCGGCGGGAGCATCCTGAGCTTTTCGCCCGGGGCAGCTACCGGCCTCTGGCCGTCGAGGGCCCCGCATCCGATCGGATACTCGCCTTCGTCCGTGAGCACCGGGGCCAGCGCCTCGTCGTCGCGGTAGCCCGGCACACCGCGCCATGGCTGGCGGGTAGCTCCGCGCCGGCGATTCCCGCCGAACACTGGGCGGGAACCACGCTGGTTCTGCCCGGCGGACGCTGGACGGGGCTGTTGGCGGAGGGTGAGTTGCAGGGCGGGACGGTGGACGCCGCCGTGTTAATGGGCGAGTTGCCTGTCGCCGCGTGGCTGTCGCACGGCGCCTCATAG
- a CDS encoding acyl-CoA-binding protein, which translates to MSDDLQSQFEQASLEITRLGHRPDNDTLLRIYALYKQGSEGDFHGEKPGFFDFVGTAKYEAWAKLAGTPQDSARRQYIDLVRSLRG; encoded by the coding sequence ATGTCCGACGACCTCCAGAGCCAGTTCGAGCAGGCTTCCCTGGAAATAACCCGCCTCGGCCACCGACCGGACAACGACACCCTTTTGCGGATCTACGCGCTCTACAAGCAGGGGTCCGAGGGTGACTTCCATGGCGAAAAGCCCGGATTCTTCGACTTCGTCGGCACGGCGAAGTACGAAGCGTGGGCAAAACTCGCCGGCACGCCGCAGGATTCGGCGAGGCGCCAGTACATCGACCTGGTGCGCTCGCTCAGGGGCTGA
- the cmk gene encoding (d)CMP kinase: MPHSAVAPVLTIDGPSGSGKGTISRLVAEKLGWHLLDSGALYRAVGYAAAEEGIDLSDVDAVTRCAQTVKIRFRASPDQSETHILVNGHDATDELRTETAGAAASAIAVIPSVRQALVDMQLGFRKGPGLVADGRDMGTVIFPDAAHKVFLTASASERAKRRYKQLKDKGLSVTLAGLQREIEARDERDASRPVAPLKPAVGAVVIDTTGMPIDVVVAKVFAVVRP, from the coding sequence ATGCCCCATTCGGCTGTCGCCCCTGTCCTGACCATCGACGGGCCCTCGGGCTCCGGCAAGGGCACCATCAGCCGCCTGGTCGCCGAGAAGCTGGGCTGGCACCTGCTCGATTCCGGTGCGCTGTATCGCGCCGTGGGCTACGCGGCGGCGGAGGAGGGGATCGATCTCTCCGACGTGGACGCCGTGACCCGCTGCGCGCAGACCGTGAAGATCCGCTTCCGGGCCAGTCCGGACCAGAGTGAGACGCATATCCTGGTCAACGGCCACGACGCCACCGACGAGCTCCGGACCGAGACGGCCGGCGCTGCCGCGTCCGCCATCGCCGTGATCCCCTCCGTGCGCCAGGCCCTGGTGGACATGCAACTCGGCTTCCGCAAGGGCCCGGGCCTGGTTGCCGATGGACGTGACATGGGTACGGTGATTTTCCCCGACGCCGCCCATAAGGTATTCCTGACCGCCAGCGCGTCCGAGCGTGCGAAAAGACGCTATAAGCAGTTGAAGGATAAGGGGCTGAGCGTTACACTTGCAGGCCTCCAGCGAGAAATCGAGGCGCGCGACGAGCGGGATGCGTCGCGCCCCGTCGCCCCGTTGAAGCCCGCCGTAGGCGCCGTGGTGATCGATACCACCGGCATGCCGATCGACGTGGTGGTGGCAAAAGTATTCGCCGTGGTGCGCCCTTAA